The Antarcticibacterium sp. 1MA-6-2 genome has a window encoding:
- a CDS encoding right-handed parallel beta-helix repeat-containing protein, with amino-acid sequence MFIYKTTFLLIYAIFVLGISSTLNKDTSALTLRTIKGAEEVVDTTNIYYINVQGGGDLTKHIQDQIDAVPNGTAQKANVIKFPRGRFWTEGNLEWNPKGKNGIINFVNKHHLIIEGFSKEEPTVFYTKAPAIPFGGNVSRGNYSHRRHFRIHQSTNITVRNIRIEGSNTIEGKVLGSSSEFTPDFWEGGKDSGSKSGFPAYQSYWEFEHAFDIINSQNITIEDSSVYGVWGDGVYIGQSTTNPSENIILRNLHLKFTGLQGIAVSDARKIIIDKVWIDKGRRSGIDLEPFHDEGFANDVEVRNSKIDVQLTPFAAGGRGDVSNIYIHNNEYTGSGNTIFCRTSNEKNPTIRKNWKFIKNVRTNTYGSSSPVIKFGWTENILIEGNVDRVSHKKGLYVGASYCNNIVIKDNEVKGGKAIRIYKSNNLEVKKNKPGLEVINNG; translated from the coding sequence ATGTTCATATACAAAACTACTTTTTTACTGATTTATGCCATTTTTGTCTTGGGAATTAGTTCCACTTTAAATAAAGATACTTCAGCACTTACATTGAGGACCATAAAGGGTGCGGAAGAAGTAGTTGATACTACAAATATTTATTATATCAATGTCCAGGGGGGAGGTGATTTGACTAAACATATTCAGGATCAAATAGATGCTGTACCCAATGGAACAGCTCAAAAGGCAAATGTTATAAAATTCCCAAGAGGACGATTTTGGACAGAAGGAAATTTGGAATGGAACCCAAAGGGAAAAAATGGAATTATAAACTTTGTAAACAAGCACCATCTAATTATTGAAGGTTTTTCCAAAGAAGAGCCTACTGTTTTTTACACCAAGGCTCCCGCAATACCTTTTGGTGGTAATGTTAGTAGAGGAAATTACTCCCATAGGAGGCATTTCAGAATTCATCAAAGCACAAATATTACTGTTAGAAACATTCGAATTGAGGGTTCAAATACTATTGAAGGAAAGGTATTAGGTTCATCATCAGAATTTACACCTGATTTTTGGGAAGGTGGAAAGGATTCAGGTAGTAAATCAGGTTTTCCAGCTTACCAGTCTTACTGGGAATTTGAACATGCTTTTGACATTATAAATTCTCAAAATATTACCATTGAAGATTCCTCCGTTTATGGTGTTTGGGGGGATGGAGTATATATAGGCCAAAGTACTACAAATCCATCAGAAAACATTATTTTACGAAACCTGCATCTCAAGTTTACAGGCTTACAGGGAATTGCGGTCTCTGATGCGAGGAAGATTATTATAGACAAGGTGTGGATTGATAAAGGTAGGAGATCAGGTATTGATTTAGAGCCTTTTCATGATGAAGGTTTTGCCAATGATGTTGAAGTGAGAAATTCAAAAATTGATGTTCAGTTAACCCCCTTTGCAGCAGGTGGAAGAGGTGATGTAAGTAATATTTACATTCACAATAATGAATATACAGGTTCAGGTAATACTATTTTTTGCAGGACCTCAAATGAGAAGAATCCTACAATTAGAAAAAACTGGAAATTTATAAAAAATGTGAGAACCAATACTTATGGCAGCTCTTCTCCTGTCATAAAATTTGGCTGGACAGAAAATATTTTGATTGAAGGAAATGTTGACAGAGTTTCGCATAAAAAAGGATTGTACGTAGGTGCTTCGTATTGCAATAATATAGTAATTAAAGATAATGAGGTTAAAGGGGGGAAAGCCATTAGAATATATAAAAGTAATAACCTCGAGGTGAAAAAAAATAAACCTGGCTTAGAGGTTATTAATAATGGATAG